One genomic region from Geothermobacter hydrogeniphilus encodes:
- a CDS encoding type II toxin-antitoxin system HipA family toxin codes for MTSKVPNEAFVWVWLPGETEPVVAGRLEESHGSLLFNYGRSFLERAEAISLFPPELPLRAGHLPLLDGLSIPGCIRDAAPDAWGRRVILNRIYGKDAVKIDTGETSELTFLLMSGSDRIGALDFQRSPTEYTPRLARNASLAELLEAAERVEKGIPLTPGLNSALLHGSSIGGARPKALIEDGKRKYIAKFSSTTDTRNVVKAEFVAMRLAQLAGMNVAPVKLVKAAHRDVLLIERFDRRKTATGWTRKLMISALTLFGLDEMMGRYASYETFAELIRHDFDQPRETLRELFSRLVFNILCGNTDDHARNHAAFWDGKTLSLTPAYDICPQDCGGNEASQAMLIVGNDRSSRLATCLQAAPNFLLKKEEAREIIEGQIETIKQKWEEVCDEAELSPVDRNLLRSRQFLNPYVFEDYLAGR; via the coding sequence ATGACTTCTAAGGTACCCAATGAGGCCTTTGTCTGGGTCTGGCTGCCGGGAGAAACGGAACCGGTGGTCGCCGGCAGACTGGAAGAAAGTCACGGCTCGCTGCTGTTCAATTACGGGCGCAGCTTCCTGGAACGGGCCGAGGCCATCTCCCTTTTTCCACCGGAACTGCCCCTGCGGGCGGGACACCTGCCCCTCCTCGACGGACTGTCCATTCCCGGCTGCATCAGAGATGCAGCTCCCGATGCCTGGGGCCGCAGGGTCATTCTCAACAGGATCTATGGCAAAGATGCCGTGAAGATCGATACCGGGGAGACCAGTGAGCTGACCTTCCTGCTCATGTCGGGGTCAGACCGGATCGGAGCCCTCGACTTTCAACGGTCACCGACAGAATACACCCCTCGGCTGGCCCGAAATGCTTCGTTGGCCGAGCTGCTGGAAGCGGCGGAGCGGGTGGAAAAGGGAATTCCCCTGACACCGGGGCTGAACAGCGCGCTGCTCCATGGCAGTTCCATCGGTGGGGCCAGACCCAAGGCGTTGATCGAAGACGGTAAGCGGAAATACATCGCCAAGTTCTCATCGACCACCGACACCCGCAATGTCGTTAAGGCTGAGTTTGTCGCCATGCGCCTCGCTCAGCTGGCCGGGATGAATGTCGCCCCGGTCAAACTCGTCAAGGCCGCCCACCGGGATGTGCTGCTGATCGAACGCTTCGATCGCCGCAAAACAGCAACGGGATGGACCCGGAAGCTGATGATCTCGGCGCTGACTTTGTTCGGGCTCGACGAGATGATGGGCCGCTATGCCAGCTATGAGACCTTCGCCGAACTGATCCGCCACGACTTCGACCAGCCCCGCGAAACGCTCAGGGAGCTTTTCTCCCGGCTGGTCTTCAACATCCTGTGCGGCAATACCGATGACCACGCGCGCAACCATGCGGCCTTCTGGGACGGCAAGACCCTGTCCCTGACCCCGGCCTACGACATCTGCCCCCAGGACTGTGGCGGCAACGAAGCCTCCCAGGCCATGCTGATTGTCGGCAACGACCGTTCAAGCAGGCTGGCCACCTGCCTGCAGGCGGCCCCCAACTTCCTGCTGAAAAAGGAGGAAGCACGGGAAATTATCGAAGGGCAAATCGAGACGATCAAGCAGAAATGGGAGGAGGTCTGCGACGAGGCCGAACTGAGCCCGGTGGATCGCAACCTGCTGCGGAGCAGGCAGTTTCTGAATCCCTATGTTTTCGAAGACTATTTGGCGGGGAGATAA